In Brachybacterium fresconis, the genomic stretch GGCTGAACCGCTTTCTCAGATGCACGCTTGTCTCCGCACTCACCGGCTCCTCGGAACCTAGGTACGCGCGCGAGTGGGCTGGCTACGACAGCCCGACCCTGGCCCTGGCCCTGACGCCACGAAACGTCTTCGCACGGCCGACCAATCGTGGCGAAGGCTCGCCGCGGTCGAGGGCGAAGCTATCGCCCGTGCTTGGTCCGTTTGTGCCAACCCGTGAATCTCGGACGACTCACCGGTACATGCCGTTCGACACGGGCGCCTGGAAGCTGTCTCGACTGCCGCCCAGGCCGTCGTCGATGAAGCTTTCAGCGGCTGACCGCTGTGCTCAACCGAGGATACTCGCTGGCCACACGCATCCAGTGGACCACGAATCACTTTATCTTTGCTCAGAGAGATTTACGCCGGCCTGTTCCACGGCGTGACGTTCGAACTCGACGTAGTGCGCATGCTCTGGCCCAAGTCGAGCAAGCGCATGATCGATGAGGTTCGGTGAGAGCTGCGCCAATGCTTTGTCGCTCCCCATGCTTAACGCGCTTACGCCGGAGTACCCGCGGAGCGGGTTAGGGTCGAAGCGGGATTCGACGAAGGTGCGCTCGCGCCAACCCTTGCCATGGAGCACTTCGGCTGTCTCGTCAACGAAAGCAGTGCACGCCTGCCGAATATCCGAGCGAATGCCGTAGTCATGGCGCGATTGGTCGCTCGCCTCGCGCAGCATCTCGTCGTCGACTGATGCGAAAGCGATCTCCACCAGGTCGAAGGACACTCGGTCGCTCAAGAGTGATCTGATCGCCTCCACATGGGTCGGCGCGTACCTACGCCGTAGGTTCCCCGGCGTGACACGTTGCCAACTCGCGACCTCCTGAAGACTGGGGCGTTCGCTTGCTACCGCGTGCGCGTAGGCGGTCAGGAGCGTCCGGAGGTCCTTGGCGATGCGCTCGGACTCGTTCGCGAACCCAAGGGTGGACAACAGGAAAAGCTCGTCACGCTGCCCCGACTCCAGTTCCCGCTGTGCAGCGCCAGTCGTCTCACACGCGCGCAACCTCAGCCTCTCCGCCAGATCGCGGACTGGCTCAGGCAGGCCGACGGAGTCTCCGACCTGCACGTTGGTAGTGACGTACGACTGGCTCATGCCTCCATCATACGCACAGCCTCGCAATGTCACTTGACAAACGTCAAGTGTCATGTGTCTACTGGTGGAGCCAGATGTTCCCAACTCAAGGAGGCCAGCGATGGCTGTTCAGACCCGTTTCCCCATCCAGATGGAGGACGTGTTCCCCCAGGGTGCGTACATGATCGGAGAGGTCCTCGCCGCTGACGACTTCGACAAGAAGAGGGCCGGCGAGGTCGACCCCCAGCAGCGGGACAAGATCTCGGGCCAGCGTGTCTGGCAGGTCCGGGTGCTCGATCCGGATCCCGAGAGCCGCAAGGGCCAGGCCGAGGTGACCGTGAAGGTCTCCTCCGATCACCAGCCCGTGCCGCCCAAGGGTCCGACCACCGGCCCGTTCCGCGCTGTGGCCTTCGAGGGGCTCACCCTCACGCCGTACGTGGACCAGAACGGGAACTTCCCGAAGATCGCGTACTCGCTGCGTGCGGCCGGCTTCGCCGAGGCCAAGGCCTCCGCTCGCACCTCGAGCACCGAGGCGGCGTGATCATGGAGCGGAAGGCGATGCGTCTGCTCAACGTCGCAGCGATCGGGATCCTGCTCTGGCAGGTCGTCCCGCTCGGCTGGCAGCTGGCGTTCGGGGGTGCGTGAGCAATGCACACCGCCTCCCTCGCCTTCCGCTTCGGCCTTGCCGAACTGCGCTGGATCGCCACGGCCCTGTGGGGTCATGTGTGCTGGTTCCACCGGTTCTGGTTCGTCGTCGCGATGTTCACCTGGCTCACGGCCGATCTCCTCGGCAGCTGGAAGCCCTTTGCCGTCGTCGGTGCGATCGCGCTCTACTTCGTGCTCTGGGCTCGGTTCTACCCTGAGAGCTACTTCCGCGCCATACACCGCCCCCTCTGGCGGCGGGAACTCTGGCTCGACCTGCTCGAGACCTGGCCGCTGCTCATGGAGGAATGCGGGCTCTCCTCCGTCAACATCGACCGTGCGGGACAGAAGCACACTCGCGTTCCCACCATTGCGAGCAAGCGCTGGCACCGCAACGAGCTCGTCCTCATCCCGGGGCTCCTGACCGGTCAGACCGTGGAGGACTTCCAGTCCGTCGCGGAACGTCTTCGGACCACCGTGGGCGCGACAAACCTTCGGGTGACCGGGGACCTCTCCCCCACCCTCAGTTTCACCTTCGGTGATGCCCTCGCAGAGACCCTCTATCGCGGGCTCCCGGAAGCGGAAGACCCCTGGGACGGTCGCTCGGCGTGGATGGGGATCGATACCCGGGACGAAGACTGGTGGCTCCGTGTTGCGGGCACACACACCCTCGTCGCTGGGTCCTCCGGCTCCGGCAAGGCGTCCCTCGTCTGGGGCGTCACCATCGGCCTTGCCCCTGCCATCGCCCGCGGAGAAGCACAGGTCCACGGGATCGACCTCAAGGGCGGTGTCGAACTGGGGATGGGCAAGGACCTGTTCACCCGCTACGCCGTGACTCCCGCTGAAGCCGTGGTGGTCCTCGAAGAGGCGGTCGACGCCATGAGCGCTCGCCTCGAACGGATGGCCGGGAACTCCCGCCAGCACTCGGCAAGCTCCGATGAGCCCCTCGTCGTCGTCCTGATCGACGAGGTCGCCGCTCTGACGTCGTACATCGAGGACCGCGACCTCAAAGGCCGTGCCCGCACAGCGATGTCGCTGCTCTGCTCCCAGGGCCGCGCCGTCGGCTACACGGTGGTCGCCTGCCTCCAGGATCCCCGCAAGGAGACGATCCCCAACCGTGGCCTGTTCACACAGATGGTCGGACTCCGGCTCCGGGATCGCGAGGAGACCTCCATGGTCCTCGGGGACGGTGCCGTCGCTTCCGGCGCCCTCTGCCACAAGATCCCGCTGGCCTCACCGGGCATCGGCTACGTCGTTCCCGAGGACGGCTCTGAACCGATTCGCGTACGTGCCGCCTTCGTCGATGACGACCTGATTCGGGCTGCGGCTGCGCGGTTCCCCGCCCCCTCGACGATTCCCGTGGTCGTTCCGGAACCGGCGGAGAAGCCCCGCAGCTCACGGTCCCGCCCTCGGACCAAGCCCGACACGGAAGGAGCAGAATCGTGAGCGACACCGATCTCTACGCCCTCGACGTGGACGACCCCACAGCACTTAAGCGGATGCTCTCCGACGGCTTCGAGGACTGGTCCAAGCAGGCCGCCTCGACAGGGTTCTGCTCCCGTCCGGTGCGCCTCTTCGGCCAGGCAAGCACCTTCGACCGCCGGTCCGGACAGCACCTTCACACCTTCGACAGCCGCGACCTGCCCGACAGCGTCCTCTACATCCGCTGCGGCAATCGACGCTCCTCCCGCTGCCCCTCGTGCTCCCACGAGTACCAGGGCGACATGTGGCACCTCCTCTCTGCAGGCGTCTCCGGCGGAGACAAGGGAGTTCCGGAGAGCGTCTCCACCCACCCACTGGTGTTCCTCACCCTGACGGCTCCGTCGTTCGGCACTGTGCACTCGTCGACTCGTCCCGGTGCCCAGCCCCGGCCGTGCACCGTCAATTCCGCGCCGGGGCAGTGCGGGCACGGTCGCCCTCGTCGTTGCACGGAGCACCACGACGTCGACGATGCTCGGGTCGGTCAGGCACTGTGCCGGGACTGCTACGACTACGAGGGGCAGACGATCTGGCAGTGGCACTGTCCCGAGCTGTGGCGGCGGTACACGATCCGGCTGCGCCGTCTTGTCGCCGCTCACCTCGGCATGAGCGAGAAGGCCTCGAGGGATCTCCTTCGCGTGCAGTTCGCCAAGGTCGGCGAGTATCAGAAGCGCGGGGCGATCCACCTTCACGCGCTCGTTCGGCTCGACGGCGCTCCGACGGACGAAGAGCCCTTCCCCTCCCCCGCTGTCGACGTCCCCGCTTCCTGGCTCGCAGAACGCTGTCTGGAGGCCGCGCGGGACGTTGAGATCGATGCCGCCCCGGTCGACGCCTATGATTCCGCTCGCGTGCTCCGCTTCGGACGTCAGGTCGACGCCCGGCCCGTCCAGCGCCACACCCACGAGGACGGCGACGTCTCCCCTGAGATGGTGGCGGCCTACCTCGCCAAGTACGCCACGAAGTCGGCCGGCGATGTCGCCACAGAGGGCACGCCGAATCGCCACTTGAAGCAGCTTCGGGAGACCTGCCTTGAGCTGTGCGGCCGGGCGCTGCTCGATGAGGGGTTCTCGAGCCCCTACGCACTGCTCGGGAAGTGGGCTGATGCCCTCGGCTTCCGCGGGCACTTCGCCAGCAAGTCCCGACAGTTCTCGACCACCCTCGGCACGCTCCGCGACGCACGGCGCAAGTACCACCGCGACCGCGAACAGCTCGAGACCCGCGGAGACCTCGCGACTGTCGACGACTCCCTCGACGCCGTCGAACACACCGTCGTGATCAACGAATTCCGCTTCGTCGGACAGGGCTGGCTCACCCCCGGTGATGCCGAACTTGCCCGTTCCGCCGCTGACGCAGCACGCGAGTGGAAAGACGCTCGCCGCGCTGCACCTCGACCCCACGAGAAAGGAAAGAACCATGGAGAAGCTCTGCTTCACCGCTGAGGAAGTCGCTGATCGGCTCAGCGTCTCGAAGACCCGGGTATATGACCTGATGCGCTGCGGCGAGCTGCCCAGCGTCAAGCTCGGTCGCTCCCGCCTGATCAAGGCCGTCGATCTTCTCGCCTACGTCGAGAACCTCGAACCGGCCCCCGTCGTCGCATGAGCCGCGCGAACGGTGAGGGCAGCATCTACCGGCGCAAAGATGGCCGGTGGGCTGGCGCTGCGTACGTCCTCACCCCGGACGGTGCCCGCAAGCGGAAGACGGCGTACGGGAACACCCGCAAGGACGTAAGCACCAAGCTCGCCAACATGCAGGACAAGTCCCGCTCGGGCATCGCAGCAACACCCGGACGCCTCACCGTGAAAGCTTTCCTGGAAGCATGGATGCGTGATGTGCAGGAACCTCGCCTGAGCCCTGCGACGTACCAGACGTATGAGGGATACATCCGGAACCACATCGTGCCCGCGTTGGGATCAAAACCGCTGGGGCAGCTCACTGCCTCGGATCTGAGGGAGTTCCTCGGCGCGAAGACTCGTGAGGGAAAAAGCGCGGCCACGGTCAAGCAGATCCACGCGATCATCCGCTCCGCTCTCCAGCACGCGATGCGTGAGGACCTCGTTCCGAGGAACGTGGCGAAGCTGGTCGTCGTCTCTAACCCCGTACGCCAGGATGTCGAGCCGTTGACCCCGGAGGAGGCGAAGAAGCTCCTGAAAACAGCGAAGGGGCACGATTGGGAAGCCCTTTGGACCCTCTACGTCGGACTCGGGCTGCGACGAGGTGAAGCCCTGGGGCTCCGGTGGAGCGATGTCGACCTCGAGAACGGTCGCCTGCGGGTCGTGCAGTCCCTTCAGCGCTCCAGAGGAGAGCTGCGCCTGAAGAGCCCCAAGACAGACACCTCGCGCCGTCGGATCGTGCTCCCCGCCTTCTGCATCGACGCCCTCACCCGTCACCGCACCTCCGAGCGAGAGAAGCTTGCTTCGCTCGGGCTGCCCGTTGACCCGACAACACTCGTTTTCACCTCCCAGGCCGGCACCCCCATCGAGCCCCGCAACGTGAACCGTGCCTTCGAGGCACTACTGAAGAAGGCGAAGCTGCGCCGAGTCAAGCTGCACGACCTCCGCCATACCTGCGCCTCCTTACTCCTCGCTGAAGGCGTCGCTCCGCGCGTCGTTATGGAACTGCTGGGGCACTCCGCCATCGCGGTCACCATGAACACCTATTCGCACGTCATTCCTGCATTGCAGGACGAATCCGCCCAGCGGATGGATGCCCTCTTTCGAGCCTAGGTTACGAGGTTACGAGGTTACGGATCTGAGCCTGAACTTGCGGATAGCTCTATCTGCGACCTATCTTTCGTGGACTCACCAAAAGGAGAATTTCGTGAAGCATCCGCTCGTACCGTCCATCGAAGTGCTCGGCGCGCTTCCGTTGAGCCACCTGAATGATCAGTCGATCTACGGAAACAGGGTTGAACCGATCGTCCAACTGGACTCACACGACCGAGTCGCTGCTCGTCGGTACCAGCAGGAACTGCCGTCTCAGGTCCTCTACGTCGACCGCCTCCCAAGAAGACGTAGCAGGCCCGACTGCATCATCGGAGTCGGATTCATCGTCGCGTGGGCCACTCCCCTCGGTGTCGCTCAGGGAGTCCTCCTCGAGGACTTCGACGACGCTTTGGAGTTCGGTCGCTTGGCGATGAAGGGACTTCATAGCGCCCACTCTTTCTTGTTTCGCGCCGCATCGATCACTAAATGGAATCCCACCACCGAGGTTGACGATAGATCGATCGTCGTCGATGCGGAAGCTCTCGAGTGGCAGCCGGGTTCGCAAGTGCAGTGGGCAAGCCCACTCGAGATCCACCCCGCCAAATACTCGCGCCGATAACAGCGATCTAGAAATATAGCCAGTCAAGGCGAAGGAGATGAACCACGTGGTATTGAAGCATCCGATCGGGGTTGTTGACCGTGAGTCGATTCCGTGGGAGTTGTTCAACGGGCCGGCGTATGAGGTCGAAACGCTGCCCGCAGAGTCAGACAGCGAGGTCACCGTCGAGCACTGCTTCATCGCGTCGGCGTCGTTCGGCACCGGTAGCTGCTGCTGTGCGCTGCCCTTCGCTGATGTAGCGAGCGCTCGAGCTTTCCTTGGCTCCGCGAAGCGGACCTCGCTGGGCGAGGGAGATGTTCATCTGACCATCTACCGGGCGGCGATCGTGTGGAGCGGAGTCCCCGGCATGTTGCTCCAGTCGACCTCGCTGCTCACCGATGCGTGGATTGACGCCGATGCACTCACAGCTCACGACGATTGGAAGCGTTTCGCGGAGATGTAATCTTCGACGGAACGAACTTCACCGCAAGAGATCCCCGTGCCGACAACAGGCATGGGGGTCTTGCCGTTAGTCGTCACTGTTGCCAACGTGCTGCCACCATCGAGCACAGGGCCCTAATGGGAGCTCTGCGCATCGCGGCAGCGAGAGCCTCACGGTGTCTATAAGGCCGCGGAGGACCGAGGGGCCCGTTGCTGTCACCCCTGGTCCAGCACAGCACACACAGCCGCGTTGCTGTCAGCGTTGCTGTCATTGCCCACTTTGGGGCGAGGTCTGGAAACACGAACTTGGCTCTGACCAGGGTGGGCCCGGAGGGGATCGAACCCTCGACCCGCGGATTAAAAGTCCGATGCTCTGCCAACTGAGCTACAGGCCCTGGCCCGCATCGCGGGCCCGTCCATCTTAACGGCGCTCGAGGGCGCTCTGGGACACTGCTCCCCGGTCCACATCGCGCCCGCCCACCAGAGAAATCACGTGCTCTCGTCTCACCCCGGGTCTAGCGTTCACGGTGATCGGGACCGCCACCTCCACCACCGCACCGTCGAGGAGCGACATGACCGAGCCGCGCACATACCCGCAGGGCGTGCCCTCCTGGGTGGACGTCGAGACCGCGGACCTCGAGACCACCGCCGCCTTCTACGGCGGCCTGCTCGGCTGGACCTTCACCGAGGCCACGCCGCCCGGATCCGAGTTCCGGTACCTCGTCGCCCAGCTCGACGGGCAGGACGTCGCCGGCGTCGGCGGTCCCGTGTCGTCGGCCCCCAGCTCCCCCACGCCGGGCTGGAACACCTACATCGCCGTCGACGATGCCGAGGACGCCGCCGCCCGCGTCGAGGCGGCGGGCGGCAGCATCGTGCGCGGACCGGCCGACTGCGGGCCCGACGGCGTCTCGGTCATCGCCGCCGATCCCGCCGGTGTCGAATTCCGACTGTGGCAAGCCCGTCGGCGGCTCGGGGCACAGGTCGCCAACGTGCCCGGAACCTGGAACTTCAGCGACCTGCGGGCGGCGGACCCGTCGGCCGTGGCGCCGTTCTACACCGAGGTCTTCGGCTGGGAGCTGCAGGACGCCGGCGCCACGACGTTGCTGCGGCAGCCCGGCTACGGCGCGCACCTGCGGGACACGATCGATCCGCGCATCTACGAGCGACAGGCGGCCATCGGCGACGACGGCAGCTTCGCGGACGCCATCGCCTGGATGGAGCCGGCCGGAGACGGCGAGCGACCCCACTGGCACGTCCGCTTCACGATCACCGACCGGGATGCGGCCGCGACAGCGGCGGAGCGCCTCGGCGGCGCCGTGCGGGGCCGCCTCGACACCGACTGGACCCGCGAGGCCACGATCGTCGACCCGCACGGGGCGGAGTTCACGATCAGCCAGTTCCTGGCGTAGCCCGAACGGCGGACGCCGGGGCGGCCGGACTCGCGTCCTGCCTCCCCGGCGTCGTTGCGTGCACGGTGATCAACGCAGGTTCGCGGTGGGATCAGTCCCGCGAGCTCGCCAGCTCCCGCTCGTCCTGGTAGTCGCTGACATCCTCGTCCACCCAGA encodes the following:
- a CDS encoding plasmid replication, integration and excision activator, encoding MAVQTRFPIQMEDVFPQGAYMIGEVLAADDFDKKRAGEVDPQQRDKISGQRVWQVRVLDPDPESRKGQAEVTVKVSSDHQPVPPKGPTTGPFRAVAFEGLTLTPYVDQNGNFPKIAYSLRAAGFAEAKASARTSSTEAA
- a CDS encoding FtsK/SpoIIIE domain-containing protein — encoded protein: MHTASLAFRFGLAELRWIATALWGHVCWFHRFWFVVAMFTWLTADLLGSWKPFAVVGAIALYFVLWARFYPESYFRAIHRPLWRRELWLDLLETWPLLMEECGLSSVNIDRAGQKHTRVPTIASKRWHRNELVLIPGLLTGQTVEDFQSVAERLRTTVGATNLRVTGDLSPTLSFTFGDALAETLYRGLPEAEDPWDGRSAWMGIDTRDEDWWLRVAGTHTLVAGSSGSGKASLVWGVTIGLAPAIARGEAQVHGIDLKGGVELGMGKDLFTRYAVTPAEAVVVLEEAVDAMSARLERMAGNSRQHSASSDEPLVVVLIDEVAALTSYIEDRDLKGRARTAMSLLCSQGRAVGYTVVACLQDPRKETIPNRGLFTQMVGLRLRDREETSMVLGDGAVASGALCHKIPLASPGIGYVVPEDGSEPIRVRAAFVDDDLIRAAAARFPAPSTIPVVVPEPAEKPRSSRSRPRTKPDTEGAES
- a CDS encoding replication initiator — translated: MSDTDLYALDVDDPTALKRMLSDGFEDWSKQAASTGFCSRPVRLFGQASTFDRRSGQHLHTFDSRDLPDSVLYIRCGNRRSSRCPSCSHEYQGDMWHLLSAGVSGGDKGVPESVSTHPLVFLTLTAPSFGTVHSSTRPGAQPRPCTVNSAPGQCGHGRPRRCTEHHDVDDARVGQALCRDCYDYEGQTIWQWHCPELWRRYTIRLRRLVAAHLGMSEKASRDLLRVQFAKVGEYQKRGAIHLHALVRLDGAPTDEEPFPSPAVDVPASWLAERCLEAARDVEIDAAPVDAYDSARVLRFGRQVDARPVQRHTHEDGDVSPEMVAAYLAKYATKSAGDVATEGTPNRHLKQLRETCLELCGRALLDEGFSSPYALLGKWADALGFRGHFASKSRQFSTTLGTLRDARRKYHRDREQLETRGDLATVDDSLDAVEHTVVINEFRFVGQGWLTPGDAELARSAADAAREWKDARRAAPRPHEKGKNHGEALLHR
- a CDS encoding helix-turn-helix domain-containing protein, coding for MEKLCFTAEEVADRLSVSKTRVYDLMRCGELPSVKLGRSRLIKAVDLLAYVENLEPAPVVA
- a CDS encoding tyrosine-type recombinase/integrase → MSRANGEGSIYRRKDGRWAGAAYVLTPDGARKRKTAYGNTRKDVSTKLANMQDKSRSGIAATPGRLTVKAFLEAWMRDVQEPRLSPATYQTYEGYIRNHIVPALGSKPLGQLTASDLREFLGAKTREGKSAATVKQIHAIIRSALQHAMREDLVPRNVAKLVVVSNPVRQDVEPLTPEEAKKLLKTAKGHDWEALWTLYVGLGLRRGEALGLRWSDVDLENGRLRVVQSLQRSRGELRLKSPKTDTSRRRIVLPAFCIDALTRHRTSEREKLASLGLPVDPTTLVFTSQAGTPIEPRNVNRAFEALLKKAKLRRVKLHDLRHTCASLLLAEGVAPRVVMELLGHSAIAVTMNTYSHVIPALQDESAQRMDALFRA
- a CDS encoding VOC family protein, whose translation is MTEPRTYPQGVPSWVDVETADLETTAAFYGGLLGWTFTEATPPGSEFRYLVAQLDGQDVAGVGGPVSSAPSSPTPGWNTYIAVDDAEDAAARVEAAGGSIVRGPADCGPDGVSVIAADPAGVEFRLWQARRRLGAQVANVPGTWNFSDLRAADPSAVAPFYTEVFGWELQDAGATTLLRQPGYGAHLRDTIDPRIYERQAAIGDDGSFADAIAWMEPAGDGERPHWHVRFTITDRDAAATAAERLGGAVRGRLDTDWTREATIVDPHGAEFTISQFLA